A window of the Streptomyces sp. Ag109_O5-10 genome harbors these coding sequences:
- a CDS encoding glutaminase, translating to MVIMTMTSSQAFLPVLERIAEEIGRTPGRGRPADYIPALAACDPRSFGMAVAELDGTVYGVGDWRQPFSTQSITKVFTLALDLAREGDELWEHVGREPSGNPFNSLVQLEYENGIPRNPFINAGALVVTDRLQTRTGDAAGELLAFLRAESGNPSLDFDKEVAASESQHGDRNAALAHFMASYGNIDNDIPVLLDQYFRQCSVAASCADLALATTFLARHGIRADGTRLLTRSQAKQVNAVMLTCGTYDAAGDFAYRVGLPGKSGVGGGIIAVVPGRCTLCVWSPGLDERGNSVAGVAALDRFTTLTGLSVF from the coding sequence ATGGTGATCATGACAATGACGTCGTCCCAAGCCTTCCTGCCGGTCCTGGAGCGGATCGCCGAGGAGATAGGCCGTACGCCGGGCCGCGGCCGTCCCGCCGACTACATCCCGGCGCTCGCCGCCTGCGACCCCCGCAGCTTCGGCATGGCCGTGGCCGAGCTGGACGGCACGGTCTACGGCGTCGGCGACTGGCGGCAGCCGTTCTCCACGCAGTCCATCACCAAGGTCTTCACCCTCGCCCTCGACCTGGCCCGCGAGGGCGACGAACTCTGGGAGCACGTCGGCCGCGAACCCTCCGGCAACCCCTTCAACTCCCTGGTCCAGCTGGAGTACGAGAACGGCATCCCGCGCAACCCGTTCATCAACGCGGGCGCGCTCGTCGTCACCGACCGCCTCCAGACCCGTACCGGCGACGCGGCCGGCGAGCTCCTGGCCTTCCTGCGCGCCGAGAGCGGCAACCCGTCCCTGGACTTCGACAAGGAAGTGGCCGCCTCGGAGTCCCAGCACGGCGACCGCAACGCCGCGCTGGCCCACTTCATGGCCTCCTACGGCAACATCGACAACGACATCCCGGTCCTCCTCGACCAGTACTTCCGCCAGTGCTCCGTCGCCGCCTCCTGTGCCGACCTGGCCCTTGCGACCACGTTCCTGGCCCGCCACGGCATCCGCGCCGACGGCACCCGCCTGCTCACCAGAAGCCAGGCGAAGCAGGTCAACGCCGTCATGCTGACCTGCGGGACGTACGACGCGGCGGGCGACTTCGCCTACCGGGTGGGCCTGCCGGGCAAGAGCGGGGTCGGCGGCGGGATCATCGCCGTGGTACCGGGCCGGTGCACACTGTGCGTGTGGAGCCCCGGTCTGGACGAGCGGGGGAACTCGGTGGCGGGGGTGGCGGCGCTCGACCGCTTTACGACGTTGACCGGCCTGTCGGTGTTCTAG
- the aspA gene encoding aspartate ammonia-lyase, with translation MTTRSEHDLLGDRDVPADAYWGVHTLRATENFPITGMTISAHPHLIDALAAVKEAAALANEELGLLAPEKAAAIVAACREIRAGKLHDQFVVDVIQGGAGTSTNMNANEVVANRALELMGHRKGEYRYLHPNEDVNLGQSTNDVYPTAVKIATVFAVRGLLGAMAVLQDSFARKAVEFRDVLKMGRTQLQDAVPMTLGQEFSAFAVMLDEDRSRLAEAVELIHEINLGATAIGTGLNAPAGYAESARRHLAQITGLPLVTAANLVEATQDCGAFVQMSGVLKRIAVKLSKSCSDLRLLSSGPRAGLGEINLPPVQAGSSIMPGKVNPVIPEVVNQVAFEVIGNDVAVTMAAEAGQLQLNAFEPVILHSLSESITHLRNACRTLAERCVDGITANTEVLRATVENSIGLVTALNPYIGYTAATDIAREALVTGRGVAELVLEKGLLPAERLAGLLRPEVVAGTGSPLA, from the coding sequence ATGACCACCCGAAGCGAACACGACCTGCTCGGCGACCGTGACGTGCCCGCCGACGCCTACTGGGGTGTGCACACCCTGCGGGCCACGGAGAACTTCCCCATCACCGGCATGACGATCTCCGCCCACCCGCATCTGATCGACGCGCTCGCCGCCGTCAAGGAGGCCGCCGCGCTGGCCAACGAGGAACTGGGGCTGCTGGCGCCGGAGAAGGCCGCCGCGATCGTGGCCGCCTGCCGGGAGATACGGGCCGGGAAGCTGCACGACCAGTTCGTCGTCGACGTCATCCAGGGTGGTGCCGGGACATCGACGAACATGAACGCCAACGAGGTCGTGGCGAACCGGGCGCTGGAGCTGATGGGGCACCGCAAGGGGGAGTACCGGTACCTACACCCCAACGAGGACGTCAACCTCGGTCAGTCCACCAACGACGTCTACCCGACCGCCGTCAAGATCGCGACGGTGTTCGCGGTGCGCGGGCTGCTCGGGGCGATGGCGGTGCTTCAGGACTCCTTCGCGCGCAAGGCCGTCGAGTTCCGTGACGTGCTGAAGATGGGCCGTACGCAGTTGCAGGACGCGGTGCCCATGACGCTCGGGCAGGAGTTCTCCGCCTTCGCCGTGATGCTCGACGAGGACCGCAGCCGGCTCGCCGAGGCCGTCGAGCTGATCCACGAGATCAACCTCGGCGCCACCGCGATCGGGACCGGCCTCAACGCGCCCGCCGGGTACGCCGAGTCGGCGCGCCGGCACCTCGCGCAGATCACCGGGCTGCCCCTGGTCACCGCCGCCAACCTGGTGGAGGCGACCCAGGACTGCGGGGCGTTCGTGCAGATGTCCGGCGTGCTCAAGCGGATCGCGGTCAAGCTCTCCAAGAGCTGCAGCGACCTGCGGCTGCTGTCGTCCGGGCCGCGGGCCGGGCTCGGCGAGATCAACCTGCCGCCCGTGCAGGCCGGTTCGTCGATCATGCCGGGCAAGGTCAACCCGGTGATCCCCGAGGTCGTCAACCAGGTCGCCTTCGAGGTCATCGGCAACGACGTCGCCGTCACCATGGCCGCCGAGGCCGGGCAGCTGCAGCTGAACGCCTTCGAGCCGGTCATCCTGCACTCCCTGTCGGAGAGCATCACCCACCTGCGCAACGCCTGCCGCACGCTGGCGGAGCGGTGCGTCGACGGCATCACCGCCAACACCGAGGTGCTGCGGGCGACGGTCGAGAACTCCATCGGCCTGGTCACCGCCCTCAACCCGTACATCGGGTACACGGCGGCCACCGACATCGCCAGGGAAGCCCTCGTCACCGGCCGGGGTGTCGCCGAACTCGTCCTGGAGAAGGGCCTGTTGCCCGCCGAGCGACTCGCCGGCCTGCTGCGTCCCGAGGTCGTCGCCGGCACGGGCTCACCCCTCGCCTGA
- a CDS encoding glycosyltransferase 87 family protein — MRGPTRPTTGRGRLLLVLLLVAAVTVFTATVPLLRDWFDLRVYYGTVHTWVHHGGRIYDYRVPGTEYGFTYPPFAAVGMLPMALVGLHLAIAASLLLNLAALAFVLRILAGPGWRRWGWYRWALALCGLALFEPLRDTFSFGQVNLILLALVLADCCLLRSGRGRWAGIGTGLAAAVKLTPALFILMLLIGRRWRAAGVATAVALAATGLAAWADPRASRFYWTQALWDTGRVGRLDYVSNQSLQGVLARLGHPDKPLWAILVLLTLAVWAWRTRKAVAAGDWTAAFALTGLAACLVSPITWVHHLVWVLPSFVLLARAGHPRIAGTLYAVMCTSVVWLWFDDASGIDGFLGSNIYTWITLGLLLGLPVGQSRSARSPLSRTARVRAPAPSTANPVTRAVSHQSASSPGAVAATIGTVLGPGRGRGLGRRPSSEPTGSTRPAASKPQSSS; from the coding sequence ATGAGGGGGCCGACGAGACCGACGACCGGCCGGGGGCGGCTGCTGCTCGTCCTGCTCCTCGTCGCCGCCGTGACCGTGTTCACGGCCACCGTGCCGCTGCTGCGCGACTGGTTCGACCTGCGCGTGTACTACGGCACCGTGCACACCTGGGTGCACCACGGCGGGCGGATCTACGACTACCGGGTGCCCGGCACGGAGTACGGGTTCACGTATCCGCCGTTCGCCGCCGTCGGCATGCTGCCCATGGCGCTGGTGGGACTGCACCTGGCCATCGCGGCCTCGCTGCTGCTGAACCTGGCCGCGCTGGCGTTCGTGCTGCGCATCCTGGCCGGGCCCGGCTGGCGGCGCTGGGGCTGGTACCGGTGGGCGCTCGCGCTGTGCGGGCTGGCGCTGTTCGAGCCGTTGCGGGACACCTTCAGCTTCGGCCAGGTGAACCTGATCCTGCTCGCCCTGGTGCTCGCCGACTGCTGCCTGCTGCGCAGCGGGCGGGGCCGCTGGGCCGGGATCGGGACCGGGCTCGCCGCCGCCGTCAAGCTCACGCCGGCCCTGTTCATCCTCATGCTGCTGATCGGCCGCAGGTGGCGGGCGGCCGGTGTCGCCACGGCCGTGGCGCTGGCCGCGACCGGGCTGGCGGCCTGGGCCGACCCGAGGGCGTCCCGCTTCTACTGGACCCAGGCGCTCTGGGACACCGGCAGGGTCGGCCGGCTCGACTACGTCTCGAACCAGTCGCTGCAGGGCGTGCTGGCCCGGCTGGGCCATCCGGACAAGCCGCTGTGGGCGATCCTGGTGCTGCTCACCCTGGCCGTGTGGGCGTGGCGGACGCGGAAGGCAGTCGCGGCCGGCGACTGGACGGCCGCCTTCGCGCTCACCGGCCTCGCCGCCTGCCTGGTCAGCCCGATCACCTGGGTGCACCACCTGGTGTGGGTGCTGCCGTCGTTCGTGCTGCTGGCGCGCGCCGGGCACCCGCGGATCGCGGGCACCCTCTACGCGGTGATGTGCACCAGCGTGGTGTGGCTGTGGTTCGACGACGCGTCCGGCATCGACGGGTTCCTCGGCAGCAACATCTACACCTGGATCACGCTCGGCCTGCTCCTTGGCCTGCCGGTGGGTCAGTCCCGGTCGGCGCGTTCGCCCCTGAGCCGTACCGCCAGGGTGAGGGCGCCCGCGCCGAGCACCGCGAACCCGGTGACGAGGGCGGTCTCCCACCAGTCGGCGTCGTCCCCGGGGGCCGTGGCCGCCACCATCGGTACGGTGCTCGGGCCCGGCCGGGGCCGCGGCTTGGGCCGCAGGCCGTCCAGCGAGCCGACCGGGTCGACTCGTCCGGCCGCCTCGAAACCCCAGTCGAGCAGCTGA
- the rho gene encoding transcription termination factor Rho, which produces MTTTLEPPVQQQDRPVTRPVTGVLDIDAGGKGQLRAPSCLPSPADPQVSPALIRRHGLRKGDLVEGVRGDRRTLTEVTRVNGRTPDELRGRRHFRDLTPLHPHERIRLEHPAAGLAGRVTDLFAPVGKGQRGLIVAPPKTGKTVLLQQFAAAVAGNHPECHLMVLLLDERPEEVTDMRRSVRGEVYASTFDRPAKEHTALAELVVERAKRLVEEGKDVVILLDSLTRLCRAHNNAAASNGRTLSGGVDAGALLGPKRFFGAARTAEEGGSLTILATVLVDTGSRADGYFFEELKSTGNMELRLDRELASRRVFPAVDIAPSGTRREELLLTPGELTALRGLRRALQSREGAPGGLETLLERLRETPDNATFLRRVQPTLPAG; this is translated from the coding sequence ATGACCACCACACTCGAACCCCCGGTACAGCAGCAGGACCGGCCGGTCACCCGGCCCGTCACCGGTGTCCTCGACATCGACGCGGGCGGGAAGGGGCAGCTGCGGGCCCCGAGCTGCCTGCCCTCCCCCGCCGACCCGCAGGTCTCGCCGGCGCTGATCCGCCGGCACGGCCTGCGCAAGGGCGACCTCGTCGAGGGCGTCCGCGGCGACCGGCGCACGCTGACCGAGGTCACGCGCGTCAACGGCCGGACGCCCGACGAACTGCGCGGCCGCCGCCACTTCCGCGACCTGACCCCGCTGCACCCGCACGAGCGGATCCGCCTGGAACACCCCGCCGCCGGGCTCGCCGGACGGGTCACCGACCTGTTCGCGCCCGTCGGCAAGGGGCAGCGCGGGCTGATCGTGGCCCCGCCGAAGACCGGCAAGACCGTGCTGCTCCAGCAGTTCGCGGCCGCCGTCGCCGGCAACCACCCGGAGTGCCACCTCATGGTGCTGCTGCTCGACGAGCGGCCGGAGGAGGTCACCGACATGCGGCGCTCCGTGCGCGGCGAGGTGTACGCCTCCACCTTCGACCGGCCGGCCAAGGAGCACACCGCCCTCGCCGAACTCGTCGTCGAGCGCGCCAAACGGCTCGTCGAAGAGGGCAAGGACGTCGTCATCCTTCTCGACTCCCTGACCCGGCTGTGCCGGGCGCACAACAACGCGGCCGCCTCCAACGGCCGTACCCTCAGCGGCGGTGTCGACGCCGGCGCGCTGCTCGGCCCGAAGCGGTTCTTCGGCGCCGCCCGCACGGCCGAGGAGGGCGGCTCGCTCACCATCCTCGCCACCGTCCTGGTGGACACCGGCTCCCGGGCCGACGGCTACTTCTTCGAGGAGCTGAAGAGCACCGGCAACATGGAGCTGCGCCTGGACCGCGAGCTGGCCTCCCGCCGGGTCTTCCCGGCCGTCGACATCGCCCCCTCCGGCACCCGCCGCGAGGAACTCCTGCTCACCCCGGGCGAGTTGACCGCCCTCCGTGGACTGCGCCGGGCCCTGCAGAGCCGGGAGGGCGCCCCGGGCGGCCTGGAGACGCTTCTGGAGCGGCTGCGGGAGACCCCGGACAACGCGACCTTCCTGCGGCGCGTGCAGCCGACCCTGCCGGCGGGCTGA
- a CDS encoding cytochrome P450: protein MVEIPPVPYRPDPAGGCPHADNARLLARGAVAPVVLPGGVEGMAVLGHEALREFLQHPGVAKDARHFTQLREGRVPAGWPLLTFATVRGMTTADGTDHRRLRGLVSRAFTPRRVEELRPRIEVLTETLLDGLERAAADGDGVADLRRYFALPLPLGVIGELLGVEAEFRDKLHHLTNQVVATDIGPDEAVAANRELVGVLAAVAAARAEHPGDDLTSALIAARDEDGDRLGQEELIGTLVLMIIAGHETTLNLITNAVRALCGHRDQLELVRRGDASWADVVEETLRWDAPVSYFPFRYPVRDLTVDGTVIPAGTPVLAGYSAAGRDPAAHGADADRFDVTRPGRPDAVRHLSLGHGAHYCLGAPLARLEATVALQRLFDRFPALDLAVPEGRLARQASFVGNSVRALPVRPRPRPRG, encoded by the coding sequence CTGGTGGAGATCCCGCCCGTGCCGTATCGCCCGGACCCCGCCGGCGGCTGCCCGCACGCCGACAACGCCCGGCTGCTGGCGCGCGGTGCCGTCGCCCCGGTCGTGCTGCCCGGCGGCGTCGAGGGCATGGCCGTGCTCGGGCACGAAGCGCTCAGGGAGTTCCTTCAGCATCCCGGAGTCGCCAAGGACGCCCGGCACTTCACGCAACTCCGGGAAGGCCGCGTCCCCGCCGGCTGGCCGTTGCTGACCTTCGCCACCGTGCGGGGCATGACCACCGCCGACGGTACCGACCACCGCAGACTGCGCGGACTGGTCAGCCGGGCTTTCACCCCGCGCCGGGTCGAGGAACTCCGGCCCCGGATCGAGGTGTTGACCGAGACCCTCCTCGACGGCCTCGAGCGGGCCGCCGCCGACGGTGACGGTGTCGCCGATCTGCGCCGGTACTTCGCGCTGCCCTTGCCCCTGGGCGTCATCGGTGAACTCCTCGGCGTGGAAGCAGAGTTCCGCGACAAGCTGCACCACCTGACCAACCAGGTCGTGGCCACCGACATCGGACCGGACGAGGCCGTCGCCGCCAACCGTGAACTGGTCGGCGTCCTCGCCGCCGTCGCCGCCGCCCGCGCCGAACACCCCGGCGACGACCTCACGAGCGCCCTGATCGCCGCCCGCGACGAGGACGGCGACCGGCTCGGCCAGGAGGAGCTGATCGGCACCCTGGTGCTGATGATCATCGCCGGGCACGAGACCACCCTGAACCTGATCACCAACGCGGTGCGCGCCCTGTGCGGCCACCGCGACCAGCTCGAACTCGTCCGCAGGGGCGACGCGAGCTGGGCGGACGTGGTGGAGGAGACGCTGCGCTGGGACGCGCCGGTCAGCTACTTCCCCTTTCGCTACCCGGTGCGGGACCTCACCGTCGACGGGACGGTGATCCCCGCGGGCACCCCGGTGCTGGCCGGCTACTCGGCCGCCGGCCGCGACCCGGCCGCGCACGGCGCGGACGCCGACCGGTTCGACGTCACCCGGCCCGGCCGCCCTGACGCCGTCCGCCACCTCTCCCTCGGTCACGGCGCCCACTACTGCCTGGGCGCCCCGCTGGCCCGCCTGGAGGCCACGGTCGCCCTGCAGCGGCTCTTCGACCGCTTCCCGGCCCTGGACCTGGCCGTCCCCGAGGGCCGGCTCGCCCGGCAGGCCAGCTTCGTCGGCAACAGCGTGCGCGCCCTCCCGGTACGGCCGCGCCCGCGGCCCCGCGGCTGA
- the crcB gene encoding fluoride efflux transporter CrcB, which yields MNWLLVVLGAMVGAPLRYLADRAVQARHDSVFPWGTFVVNVTGCLILGLLTGAATAGAASPHLQLLLGTGLCGALTTYSTFSYETLRLTETGAGLYAAANVVASLAAGLGAAFAGVAISQAVWA from the coding sequence GTGAACTGGCTGTTGGTGGTCCTCGGCGCCATGGTCGGTGCTCCGCTCCGCTATCTCGCCGACCGCGCCGTCCAGGCCAGGCACGACTCCGTCTTCCCCTGGGGCACTTTCGTGGTGAACGTCACCGGATGCCTGATCCTGGGCCTGCTGACCGGCGCGGCGACGGCGGGTGCGGCGAGTCCGCATCTGCAGCTGCTCCTCGGCACCGGGCTGTGCGGGGCGCTGACGACGTACTCGACGTTCTCCTACGAGACCCTCCGGCTGACCGAGACCGGCGCCGGGCTCTACGCTGCCGCCAACGTCGTCGCGAGCCTCGCGGCGGGGCTCGGGGCCGCCTTCGCCGGGGTCGCGATCTCCCAAGCCGTCTGGGCGTAG
- the mptB gene encoding polyprenol phosphomannose-dependent alpha 1,6 mannosyltransferase MptB encodes MAFPVDLRRCQVLGLAGTAFLALGGETAGALPVADLLAPSSAQAAFGLVGVYFGVVLLIAAWLLLGRLVRGSEPPTPRQLLLVLAVWAAPLLLAPPLFSRDVYSYLAQGAMVDAHMDVYTSGPAQLGGPLADEVAPVWQNTAAPYGPAFMGVASLLSGLTRGELPAGLFGMRLVALLGVGLMAAALPRLARHSGADPAAALWLGALNPLVLLHLVAGAHNDAIMLGLLGLGLVAALGRWPVLGAVLVTLAALVKAPAALGLLAVVVVQVRKGHSPVRATLTTALASGATTVVATAVAGTGYGWIRALDTPVSPHNWALSSLLGRATGRVLEHFGSDLAPLAVPAWHLLGLALTTVTVLLIWVRLRPRPVYALGLSLAAVAAFGPAIRPWYALWGLFLIAAAAPSTSVRHRVAAVTGVLALAVLPSGGPADIGQLVLAVSGGVLGVVVLWQAHQAAQAPAVGRTA; translated from the coding sequence ATGGCTTTCCCCGTCGATCTACGCCGCTGCCAGGTGCTTGGCCTGGCCGGCACCGCCTTCCTGGCCCTGGGAGGTGAGACAGCCGGCGCCCTGCCCGTGGCGGATCTGCTCGCACCCAGCTCCGCGCAGGCGGCGTTCGGCCTGGTCGGCGTCTACTTCGGCGTCGTGCTGCTGATCGCGGCATGGCTGCTGCTGGGCCGCCTCGTGCGCGGATCCGAACCGCCCACCCCGCGACAGCTGCTGCTGGTCCTCGCCGTCTGGGCGGCGCCGCTGCTGCTGGCACCCCCGTTGTTCAGCCGGGACGTGTACAGCTACCTCGCGCAGGGCGCGATGGTCGACGCGCACATGGACGTCTACACGTCGGGGCCCGCCCAGCTCGGCGGCCCGCTGGCCGACGAGGTCGCCCCGGTGTGGCAGAACACCGCCGCACCCTACGGCCCCGCGTTCATGGGCGTGGCCTCGCTGCTGTCGGGGCTGACCCGCGGTGAACTCCCGGCCGGGCTCTTCGGGATGCGGCTGGTCGCCCTGCTCGGCGTCGGCCTGATGGCGGCCGCGCTGCCCCGGCTCGCCCGGCACAGCGGCGCCGACCCGGCCGCCGCGCTCTGGCTCGGCGCCCTCAACCCGCTGGTGCTGCTCCACTTGGTCGCCGGCGCCCACAACGACGCCATCATGCTCGGCCTGCTCGGCCTCGGCCTGGTCGCGGCGCTCGGCCGCTGGCCGGTCCTGGGAGCCGTGCTCGTCACCCTCGCGGCGCTGGTCAAGGCGCCCGCCGCCCTAGGCCTGCTCGCGGTGGTCGTCGTGCAGGTGCGCAAGGGCCACAGTCCTGTGCGGGCCACCCTGACGACGGCGCTCGCCTCCGGGGCGACGACGGTGGTCGCGACCGCCGTCGCCGGGACGGGGTACGGGTGGATAAGGGCGCTCGACACGCCCGTCTCCCCGCACAACTGGGCGCTCAGCAGTCTGCTCGGCCGGGCCACGGGCCGGGTCCTCGAACACTTCGGCAGCGATCTCGCGCCGCTCGCCGTACCGGCCTGGCACCTGCTCGGGCTGGCGCTCACCACGGTGACCGTGCTGCTGATATGGGTCCGGCTGCGGCCTCGCCCGGTCTACGCCCTCGGCCTGAGCCTGGCCGCCGTCGCCGCCTTCGGTCCTGCGATCCGCCCCTGGTACGCCCTCTGGGGCCTGTTCCTGATAGCGGCCGCGGCGCCCAGCACCTCGGTACGGCACCGGGTGGCGGCGGTCACCGGCGTGCTCGCCCTCGCCGTACTGCCCAGCGGCGGCCCCGCCGACATCGGCCAGCTGGTCCTCGCCGTCTCCGGCGGGGTGCTCGGCGTGGTCGTGCTCTGGCAGGCCCACCAGGCCGCGCAGGCCCCGGCCGTGGGGCGTACGGCATGA
- a CDS encoding asparaginase, with product MYSSSPAAAPVVREPLHAPVAHLVRGGVVEGIHYGSVVVLGADGQVQFQLGDIEAAFYPRSALKPVQAVAMLRAGLPLDGDLLSLAAASHSGEERHLAGTGRILDLAGLTEADLRNVPDMPYGSAVRDEWIRAGRQPSRLAQNCSGKHAAMLWTAKLNGWSLDDYLDPAHPLQQAIAEIVEDLTGQRVAATTVDGCGAPLFSVSLHGLARAVSRIVSAPPGTPEARVADAMREHAEMASGAGRDVAALMAAVPGLLAKDGFEGVEVAALPDGRAVAVKISDGADRARVPVAAAALARAGVDPELLAGFAGEALLGGGREVGRVRPVRSLEPVEAAVCA from the coding sequence ATGTACAGCAGTTCCCCCGCGGCCGCCCCCGTCGTCCGCGAACCCCTCCACGCCCCCGTCGCCCACCTCGTCCGCGGCGGGGTCGTCGAGGGCATCCACTACGGCTCCGTCGTCGTCCTCGGCGCCGACGGGCAGGTCCAGTTCCAGCTCGGCGACATCGAGGCCGCGTTCTACCCGCGCTCGGCCCTCAAGCCCGTCCAGGCCGTCGCCATGCTGCGGGCCGGGCTGCCCCTCGACGGCGACCTGCTCTCGCTGGCCGCCGCCAGCCACTCCGGCGAGGAGCGGCACCTCGCCGGGACCGGGCGCATCCTCGACCTCGCCGGACTGACCGAGGCCGACCTGCGCAACGTGCCCGACATGCCGTACGGCTCCGCCGTGCGCGACGAGTGGATCCGGGCCGGCCGGCAGCCGTCGCGCCTCGCCCAGAACTGCTCCGGCAAGCACGCGGCGATGCTGTGGACGGCGAAGCTCAACGGGTGGTCCCTCGACGACTACCTCGATCCGGCGCACCCGCTGCAGCAGGCCATCGCCGAGATCGTCGAGGACCTGACCGGGCAGCGGGTCGCGGCGACGACCGTGGACGGCTGCGGGGCACCGCTGTTCTCCGTCTCCCTGCACGGGCTCGCGCGCGCGGTGTCGCGGATCGTGTCCGCTCCGCCGGGCACGCCGGAGGCCAGGGTCGCCGACGCGATGCGGGAGCACGCCGAGATGGCGTCCGGGGCCGGGCGTGACGTGGCCGCGCTGATGGCGGCCGTGCCGGGGCTGCTGGCCAAGGACGGCTTCGAGGGCGTCGAGGTGGCCGCGCTGCCGGACGGCCGCGCCGTCGCCGTGAAGATCTCCGACGGGGCGGACCGGGCGCGGGTGCCGGTCGCCGCGGCCGCTCTGGCCAGGGCCGGCGTTGATCCGGAGCTGCTTGCCGGGTTCGCCGGTGAGGCGTTGCTCGGGGGCGGGCGAGAGGTCGGGCGGGTGCGGCCCGTTCGATCGCTGGAGCCGGTGGAGGCGGCTGTGTGCGCCTAG
- a CDS encoding undecaprenyl-diphosphate phosphatase: MSAISVGQAAILGVVEGVTEFLPVSSTGHLKITEGLMHIPVDDQSVVGFSAVIQVGAIAAVLVYFFKDIKRIVSAWGRGLTNKNERYHHDYKFAWWVIYATIPIVLVGLAAKRLIDGPLASLWVVAGSLIVGSGVMWCADQMGRHKRGEDDTSFKDAMLVGCSQILALLFPGFSRSGATMSTALILDLDRVAATRLSFFLGIPALTGAGIYELKDALGAGVGAAPLAVGTIVSFVVAYASIAWLLKFVAKHSFNAFVIYRIVIGLAVFGLLATGTVNA, translated from the coding sequence ATGAGCGCCATCTCCGTCGGCCAGGCCGCCATCCTCGGGGTAGTCGAGGGGGTGACCGAGTTCCTCCCGGTGTCCTCCACCGGCCACCTCAAGATCACCGAGGGGCTCATGCACATCCCCGTCGACGACCAGTCCGTCGTCGGGTTCTCCGCCGTCATCCAGGTCGGCGCCATCGCCGCCGTGCTGGTGTACTTCTTCAAGGACATCAAGCGGATCGTCTCCGCCTGGGGCCGGGGGCTGACCAACAAGAACGAGCGCTACCACCACGACTACAAGTTCGCCTGGTGGGTCATCTACGCGACCATCCCGATCGTCCTCGTCGGCCTCGCCGCCAAGCGGCTGATCGACGGCCCGCTCGCCTCCCTCTGGGTGGTGGCCGGCTCGCTGATCGTCGGCTCCGGCGTGATGTGGTGCGCGGACCAGATGGGCCGCCACAAGCGCGGTGAGGACGACACCTCCTTCAAGGACGCGATGCTGGTCGGCTGCTCGCAGATCCTCGCCCTGCTCTTCCCCGGCTTCTCCCGCTCCGGTGCCACCATGTCCACCGCGCTCATCCTGGACCTGGACCGGGTCGCCGCCACCCGTCTCTCCTTCTTCCTCGGTATCCCGGCCCTCACCGGCGCCGGTATCTACGAGCTCAAGGACGCCCTCGGCGCGGGCGTGGGTGCCGCCCCGCTGGCGGTCGGCACCATCGTCTCGTTCGTGGTCGCCTACGCCTCCATCGCCTGGCTGCTGAAGTTCGTCGCCAAGCACTCCTTCAACGCGTTCGTGATCTACCGGATCGTGATCGGCCTGGCGGTCTTCGGCCTCCTCGCCACGGGCACCGTCAACGCCTGA
- a CDS encoding FadR/GntR family transcriptional regulator, which produces MEAVLAHLRGAIERGEYAVGDKLPSEAELCRTLEISRPVLREALRALQTMGLTVSKTGKGTFVVASAVEDPTFGDYAASDLLEVRRHIEIPVAGYAALRRTPENLDHLAHLLDRMERETDTTAWVAMDTLFHLAVAEAAQNPVFRRVIEEIRDALARQSAFLNELGGRREQSNREHRAIVEALVDGSEPDAVDAMSHHLDRVETTLTHIVRPARTDQRQEGGTEA; this is translated from the coding sequence ATGGAGGCGGTACTGGCGCACCTGCGCGGCGCCATCGAGCGCGGCGAGTACGCCGTGGGCGACAAGCTCCCCTCCGAGGCGGAGCTCTGCCGCACCCTGGAGATCAGCAGGCCCGTCCTGCGCGAGGCCCTGCGGGCCCTGCAGACGATGGGCCTGACCGTCTCTAAGACCGGCAAGGGCACCTTCGTGGTCGCCAGCGCCGTCGAGGACCCCACCTTCGGCGACTACGCGGCCAGCGACCTGCTGGAGGTTCGGCGCCACATCGAGATCCCGGTCGCCGGGTACGCGGCGCTGCGCCGCACCCCGGAGAACCTGGACCACCTGGCCCACCTGCTCGACCGCATGGAGCGGGAGACGGACACCACCGCGTGGGTCGCGATGGACACCCTCTTCCACCTCGCCGTGGCCGAGGCCGCCCAGAACCCGGTCTTCCGCCGGGTCATCGAGGAGATCCGCGACGCACTGGCGCGTCAGTCGGCCTTCCTCAACGAGCTGGGCGGCCGCCGGGAGCAGTCCAACCGGGAGCACCGGGCCATCGTCGAGGCCCTGGTCGACGGTTCCGAACCCGACGCCGTGGACGCCATGAGCCACCACCTCGACCGCGTCGAGACCACCCTCACCCACATCGTGCGCCCCGCGCGCACGGACCAGCGCCAGGAAGGCGGAACCGAGGCGTGA